A region of Streptomyces sp. NBC_01264 DNA encodes the following proteins:
- a CDS encoding YciI family protein, whose protein sequence is MFVMELTYTAPVEAVEEVMDAHIAWLDGYYAAGIFLASGRKVPRDGGMILAGGVSRREIERIAAGDPFAVAGVCTYRITEFMATKTSSDLATVRENPEL, encoded by the coding sequence ATGTTCGTCATGGAGCTCACCTACACCGCGCCCGTCGAAGCCGTCGAAGAAGTGATGGACGCGCACATCGCCTGGCTGGACGGTTACTACGCGGCCGGCATCTTCCTCGCCTCGGGCCGCAAGGTCCCGCGGGACGGGGGCATGATCCTGGCCGGTGGCGTCTCCCGCCGGGAGATCGAGAGGATCGCGGCCGGGGACCCCTTCGCGGTGGCGGGCGTCTGCACTTACCGCATCACCGAGTTCATGGCGACGAAGACCTCGTCGGACCTGGCGACGGTGCGGGAGAACCCGGAGCTCTAG
- a CDS encoding endonuclease V codes for MTSAKTPADEAEAKAIQDELRGRVVLTETGPPPGEGLIAGVDVAYDDERDLVAAAAVVLDAATLRVVEEVTSVGRVSFPYVPGLLAFRELPTVLAALEALTVTPGLVVCDGYGLAHPRRFGLACHLGVVTGLPAIGVAKNPFTFTYGEPGARRGDLSPLRAPDGEVVGRALRTQDGIKPVYVSVGHRVSLDNACAHALALSPRFRIPETTRHADSLCRRALREATA; via the coding sequence ATGACGAGTGCGAAGACTCCCGCCGACGAGGCCGAGGCCAAGGCGATACAGGACGAGCTGCGCGGCCGCGTCGTCCTGACCGAAACCGGACCCCCGCCCGGAGAAGGGCTGATCGCCGGGGTGGACGTGGCCTACGACGACGAGCGCGACCTGGTGGCCGCCGCCGCCGTCGTCCTCGACGCCGCCACCCTGCGCGTCGTGGAGGAGGTCACCTCCGTCGGCCGCGTCAGCTTCCCCTACGTACCCGGACTGCTCGCCTTCCGCGAGCTGCCGACCGTGCTCGCCGCGCTGGAGGCGCTGACGGTCACGCCCGGCCTGGTCGTCTGCGACGGCTACGGGCTGGCCCACCCGCGCCGCTTCGGGCTCGCCTGCCACCTCGGGGTGGTCACCGGGCTGCCCGCCATCGGCGTCGCGAAGAACCCGTTCACCTTCACCTACGGGGAACCGGGCGCCCGGCGCGGGGACCTCTCCCCGCTCCGCGCACCCGACGGCGAGGTCGTCGGGCGGGCGCTGCGCACGCAGGACGGGATCAAGCCCGTGTACGTGTCGGTGGGCCACCGGGTGTCCCTGGACAACGCCTGCGCGCACGCCCTGGCACTGAGCCCCCGCTTCCGGATCCCGGAGACCACCCGGCACGCCGACTCCCTGTGCCGGCGGGCCCTGCGCGAAGCCACCGCGTAG
- a CDS encoding acyl-CoA dehydrogenase family protein produces MKRQLFDADHEAFRETVRTFLTKEVLPHYEQWEKDGIVSREAWRAAGRQGLLGLAVPEEYGGGGNTDFRYAAVIAEEFTRAGAAGLAIGLHNDIIGPYLTSLATEEQKRRWLPGFCSGEIITAIAMTEPGAGSDLQGIRTTAEDAGDHWVLNGSKTFISNGILADLVIVVAKTTPEGGAHGMSLLVVERGTEGFERGRNLDKIGQKAQDTAELFFNDVRVPKENLLGELNGAFVHLMTNLAQERMGIAMAGIAAAEYLLEITTQYVKEREAFGRPLSKLQHIRFEIAEMATECAVTRTFLDRCITDHSNGELDHVHASMAKWWATELQKRVADRCLQLHGGYGYMTEYRVARAFTDGRIQTIYGGTTEIMKEIIGRSLLG; encoded by the coding sequence ATGAAACGCCAGCTCTTCGATGCCGACCACGAGGCGTTCCGCGAGACCGTCCGCACCTTCCTCACCAAGGAGGTGCTGCCGCACTACGAGCAGTGGGAGAAGGACGGGATCGTCAGCCGCGAGGCCTGGCGGGCCGCCGGCCGGCAGGGGCTGCTGGGCCTGGCCGTCCCGGAGGAGTACGGGGGCGGCGGGAACACCGACTTCCGGTACGCGGCGGTGATCGCCGAGGAGTTCACCCGGGCGGGCGCCGCCGGGCTCGCGATCGGCCTGCACAACGACATCATCGGGCCGTACCTGACCTCGCTGGCCACCGAGGAGCAGAAGCGCCGCTGGCTGCCGGGCTTCTGCTCCGGCGAGATCATCACCGCCATCGCGATGACCGAGCCGGGCGCGGGCTCCGACCTCCAGGGCATCCGGACCACCGCCGAGGACGCGGGCGATCACTGGGTGCTCAACGGCTCCAAGACCTTCATCTCCAACGGCATCCTCGCCGACCTGGTGATCGTCGTCGCGAAGACCACCCCCGAGGGCGGGGCCCACGGGATGTCCCTGCTGGTCGTGGAGCGCGGCACGGAGGGCTTCGAGCGCGGCCGCAACCTCGACAAGATCGGCCAGAAGGCCCAGGACACCGCCGAGCTGTTCTTCAACGACGTGCGCGTCCCCAAGGAGAACCTGCTCGGCGAGCTGAACGGCGCCTTCGTCCACCTGATGACCAACCTCGCGCAGGAGCGGATGGGCATCGCGATGGCCGGCATCGCCGCCGCCGAGTACCTGCTGGAGATCACCACGCAGTACGTGAAGGAGCGCGAGGCCTTCGGGCGGCCGCTCTCCAAGCTCCAGCACATCCGGTTCGAGATCGCGGAGATGGCCACCGAGTGCGCGGTCACCCGTACCTTCCTGGACCGCTGCATCACCGACCACTCCAACGGGGAACTGGACCACGTCCACGCCTCGATGGCGAAGTGGTGGGCCACCGAACTCCAGAAGCGGGTCGCCGACCGCTGCCTGCAACTGCACGGCGGATACGGATACATGACCGAATACCGGGTCGCGCGGGCCTTCACCGACGGCCGCATCCAGACCATCTACGGCGGCACGACCGAGATCATGAAGGAGATCATCGGCCGTTCCCTGCTGGGCTGA
- a CDS encoding saccharopine dehydrogenase family protein yields the protein MNAAGRHEPRTAEREYDLVLFGATGFVGALTAEYLAAHAPADCRWALAGRDLAKLERLRERLTALDPRCADLPLLRADAQDAAATRELAASTRVLATTVGPYVWYGAPLVAACAAAGTDYLDLTGEPEFVDRMYVEHDARARESGARIVHACGFDSVPADLGAYFTVAQLPAGVPLTVDAFVRSNALFSGGTFTTVLTALGRGRQNLAAARARRMHEPRLLGRRVRVPVGAPRFSRETGTWALPMPVLDVQVVARSAAALERYGPDFRYRHYASVRHLPVAVGGTAAVGGVAALAQIPPVRQWLADRWEPGQGPDAERRARSWFSVRFVGEGGGRRVFTEVSGGDPGYGETAKMLAESALCLAYDALPERSGQLTTAVAMGDALLDRLRHAGIRFRVAASD from the coding sequence ATGAACGCAGCTGGCCGGCACGAACCGCGCACCGCGGAACGGGAGTACGACCTCGTGCTCTTCGGCGCGACCGGGTTCGTGGGGGCGCTGACCGCCGAGTACCTCGCGGCGCACGCCCCCGCGGACTGCCGCTGGGCCCTCGCGGGGCGCGACCTCGCGAAGCTGGAGCGGCTGCGCGAGCGGCTGACCGCCCTCGACCCGCGCTGCGCGGACCTGCCGCTGCTGCGCGCCGACGCCCAGGACGCCGCGGCGACGCGCGAACTGGCCGCCTCCACCCGGGTGCTGGCCACGACCGTGGGGCCGTACGTCTGGTACGGGGCCCCGCTGGTGGCCGCCTGCGCCGCGGCCGGCACCGACTACCTGGACCTGACCGGCGAGCCGGAGTTCGTGGACCGGATGTACGTCGAGCACGACGCCCGGGCCCGCGAGAGCGGCGCCCGCATCGTGCACGCCTGCGGCTTCGACTCCGTTCCGGCCGACCTCGGGGCGTACTTCACGGTCGCCCAGCTGCCGGCCGGGGTCCCGCTGACCGTGGACGCGTTCGTGCGCTCCAACGCCCTGTTCTCGGGCGGCACCTTCACCACGGTGCTGACCGCGCTGGGCCGCGGGCGGCAGAACCTGGCCGCCGCCCGCGCCCGCCGGATGCACGAGCCCCGGCTGCTGGGCCGGCGGGTACGGGTGCCCGTGGGCGCGCCGCGCTTCAGCCGGGAGACCGGCACCTGGGCGCTGCCCATGCCGGTCCTGGACGTCCAGGTCGTGGCCCGGTCCGCGGCGGCCCTGGAGCGGTACGGCCCGGACTTCCGCTACCGGCACTACGCCTCCGTACGGCACCTGCCCGTCGCGGTGGGCGGTACGGCGGCGGTCGGCGGGGTGGCCGCCCTCGCGCAGATCCCGCCGGTGCGCCAGTGGCTCGCGGACCGCTGGGAGCCGGGCCAGGGCCCGGACGCGGAGCGGCGGGCGCGGAGCTGGTTCAGCGTGCGGTTCGTGGGCGAGGGCGGCGGCCGCCGGGTGTTCACCGAGGTCTCGGGCGGCGACCCGGGGTACGGGGAGACGGCGAAGATGCTGGCGGAGTCCGCGCTCTGCCTCGCCTACGACGCCCTGCCCGAGCGCTCCGGCCAGCTGACCACCGCCGTGGCGATGGGCGACGCCCTGCTGGACCGGCTCCGACACGCGGGCATCCGTTTCCGGGTGGCGGCCTCCGACTGA
- a CDS encoding MmcQ/YjbR family DNA-binding protein, whose translation MEVRVKAGVRRWEAVREFALGLPQAREEFPWGPEDCVVKVNKKIFLFLGNADGPSPGISVKLKDEALHGHAMTAPGAEPTGYGLGKAGWVSVPLGEKAAPSTEVLCEWVEESYRTVALQRDLKELDARATGPGAGPGPAGNAPTG comes from the coding sequence GTGGAGGTTCGCGTGAAGGCTGGGGTGCGCAGGTGGGAGGCGGTCCGGGAGTTCGCCCTCGGATTGCCGCAGGCGCGGGAGGAGTTCCCGTGGGGTCCCGAGGACTGTGTGGTGAAGGTCAACAAGAAGATCTTCCTCTTCCTCGGGAACGCCGACGGCCCGTCGCCCGGGATCTCCGTGAAGCTCAAGGACGAGGCGCTGCACGGTCATGCCATGACCGCGCCCGGCGCGGAGCCGACCGGATACGGGCTGGGGAAGGCCGGCTGGGTCTCGGTGCCGCTGGGGGAGAAGGCGGCGCCCTCCACCGAGGTGCTGTGCGAATGGGTGGAGGAGAGCTACCGGACCGTCGCGCTCCAGCGGGACCTCAAGGAGCTGGACGCGCGGGCCACCGGACCGGGCGCCGGACCCGGCCCCGCGGGAAACGCGCCAACCGGCTAA
- a CDS encoding LLM class F420-dependent oxidoreductase encodes MELSMMLDYSADPRRAADAAAELEAAGLDAVWVAEAWGFDAPTIMGYLAARTERMKIGSAILNVYSRTPALIAQTAAGLDAMSGGRAMLGLGASGPQVVEGWHGKPYDKPIGRTRETVELCRRIWRRETIDHHGITDMPLPPGKGGRHGKPLKMLTRPVRADIPVYVASLGPANVRMTAEIADGWLPTLFVPEKADAVWGGPLAEGGARRAPELGPLQVVAGGLLAIGEDAAALRDLARPQIALYVGGMGAVGKNFYNDLAVAYGYGEAARTIQELYLSGRKRDAAAAVPDELCELTTLCGPEGYVRERVEAFREAGVTMLNVTPVGPDPARLVDTVKNWL; translated from the coding sequence ATGGAACTCTCGATGATGCTCGACTACTCCGCGGATCCGCGCCGCGCCGCCGACGCGGCGGCCGAGCTGGAGGCGGCCGGGCTCGACGCGGTGTGGGTGGCCGAGGCCTGGGGCTTCGACGCCCCGACGATCATGGGGTACCTGGCTGCCCGGACCGAGCGGATGAAGATCGGCTCGGCCATCCTCAACGTCTACTCGCGCACCCCCGCCCTCATCGCCCAGACCGCGGCCGGCCTGGACGCGATGTCCGGCGGCCGGGCGATGCTCGGCCTCGGGGCGTCGGGCCCGCAGGTGGTCGAGGGCTGGCACGGGAAGCCGTACGACAAGCCGATCGGCCGGACCCGCGAGACGGTCGAGCTGTGCCGCCGGATCTGGCGCCGCGAGACCATCGACCACCACGGCATCACCGACATGCCGCTCCCGCCCGGGAAGGGCGGCCGGCACGGCAAGCCGCTGAAGATGCTGACCCGGCCGGTCCGCGCGGACATCCCCGTCTACGTGGCCTCGCTGGGACCGGCCAACGTGAGGATGACGGCGGAGATCGCCGACGGCTGGCTCCCCACCCTCTTCGTGCCGGAGAAGGCCGACGCGGTGTGGGGCGGCCCGCTCGCCGAGGGCGGGGCCCGGCGCGCGCCCGAGCTCGGCCCGCTCCAGGTCGTCGCGGGCGGACTGCTCGCCATCGGCGAGGACGCGGCGGCGCTGCGCGATCTCGCGCGGCCGCAGATCGCCCTGTACGTCGGCGGTATGGGCGCGGTCGGCAAGAACTTCTACAACGACCTGGCCGTCGCCTACGGGTACGGGGAGGCGGCCCGCACGATCCAGGAGCTCTACCTCTCCGGGCGCAAGCGCGACGCCGCCGCCGCCGTACCGGACGAGCTGTGCGAACTCACCACGCTGTGCGGGCCCGAGGGTTACGTGCGCGAGCGCGTCGAGGCCTTCCGGGAAGCCGGGGTGACCATGCTCAACGTCACCCCCGTGGGACCCGATCCGGCCCGGCTCGTCGACACCGTCAAGAACTGGCTCTAG
- a CDS encoding CaiB/BaiF CoA transferase family protein: MAVTGNAAGTSAGSGGGPLAGVRVVELAGIGPGPFAAMLLADLGADVVRVDRPGGGGLAVNPAYDITNRNKRSVLVDLKSADGPARVLDLVERADVLVEGFRPGVAERLGVGPADCHARNPRLVYGRMTGWGQDGPLAHTAGHDIAYIAVTGALGMIGNPGEPPAVPANLVGDYAGGSLYLVIGVLAALQHARTPGGTGQVVDAAIVDGTAHLTAMIHGMMAAGGWQDRRGANLLDGGCPFYGSYETSDGGYMAVGALEQQFYDTFVELLGIKDQAPARKDLARWGELREAVAVRFKSRTREEWTAVFAGTDACVAPVLSLREAPHHPHLAARGTFVEAAGITQPAPAPRFSATPATVVGGPALPGAHTESVAADWGVPGLLDKESDA; this comes from the coding sequence ATGGCAGTGACAGGGAACGCGGCGGGGACGTCGGCCGGAAGCGGCGGGGGCCCGCTCGCGGGCGTGCGCGTCGTCGAGCTGGCCGGCATCGGGCCGGGCCCGTTCGCCGCCATGCTCCTCGCCGACCTGGGCGCCGACGTGGTGCGGGTGGACCGGCCCGGCGGTGGCGGGCTGGCCGTGAACCCGGCCTACGACATCACCAACCGCAACAAGCGCTCCGTCCTCGTCGACCTGAAGTCCGCCGACGGCCCGGCCCGCGTGCTGGACCTGGTCGAGCGTGCCGACGTGCTCGTCGAGGGCTTCCGCCCCGGGGTCGCCGAACGGCTCGGCGTGGGACCGGCCGACTGCCACGCCCGCAATCCCCGGCTCGTCTACGGCCGGATGACCGGCTGGGGCCAGGACGGCCCGCTCGCCCACACCGCCGGGCACGACATCGCGTACATCGCGGTCACCGGCGCCCTCGGCATGATCGGCAACCCGGGCGAACCCCCGGCCGTCCCCGCCAACCTGGTCGGCGACTACGCGGGCGGCTCGCTCTACCTCGTCATCGGCGTCCTCGCCGCCCTCCAGCACGCCCGCACCCCCGGTGGCACCGGCCAGGTCGTCGACGCGGCCATCGTCGACGGGACCGCCCACCTCACTGCCATGATCCACGGGATGATGGCGGCCGGCGGCTGGCAGGACCGGCGCGGGGCCAACCTCCTCGACGGCGGCTGCCCCTTCTACGGCAGCTACGAGACCTCCGACGGCGGGTACATGGCCGTCGGCGCGCTGGAGCAGCAGTTCTACGACACCTTCGTCGAGCTCCTCGGCATCAAGGACCAGGCCCCCGCCCGCAAGGACCTGGCCCGCTGGGGCGAGCTCCGCGAGGCCGTCGCCGTGCGCTTCAAGTCCCGTACCCGCGAGGAGTGGACGGCCGTCTTCGCGGGCACCGACGCCTGCGTGGCGCCCGTGCTCTCGCTGCGCGAGGCCCCGCACCATCCGCACCTGGCCGCCCGCGGGACCTTCGTGGAGGCCGCCGGCATCACCCAGCCGGCCCCCGCGCCCCGCTTCTCCGCGACCCCGGCCACCGTCGTCGGCGGACCCGCGCTGCCGGGCGCGCACACGGAGTCGGTGGCGGCCGACTGGGGCGTACCGGGGCTCCTGGACAAGGAGTCCGACGCCTGA
- a CDS encoding SsgA family sporulation/cell division regulator: MITVIEQAVQARLIATAPKVDTVPVTLCYDRSDPFAVRMAFPAPATLEGIEVSWTFSRELLECGLDRPSGCGDVRVRPYDADRTTVEFHAPEGVAIVLMVTAELHRFLERASTIVPPGLEHLYLDMDQSLDELMRGSC, from the coding sequence TTGATCACTGTCATCGAGCAGGCCGTGCAGGCCCGACTGATCGCCACCGCGCCGAAGGTCGACACCGTACCCGTCACGCTCTGCTACGACCGGTCCGATCCCTTCGCCGTCCGGATGGCCTTCCCCGCGCCCGCCACGCTGGAGGGCATCGAGGTCTCGTGGACCTTCTCGCGCGAGCTGCTGGAGTGCGGGCTGGACCGCCCGTCCGGCTGCGGGGACGTGCGCGTGCGCCCGTACGACGCCGACCGGACCACCGTGGAGTTCCACGCCCCCGAGGGGGTCGCGATCGTGCTGATGGTGACGGCCGAGCTGCACCGGTTCCTGGAGCGGGCCTCGACGATCGTGCCGCCCGGCCTGGAGCACCTGTACCTCGACATGGACCAGAGCCTCGACGAGCTGATGCGCGGCTCCTGCTGA